The DNA window GAGCGCTTCGGCGTAGACTTTTCCGAGTGCGCCCGTATCGGTGCAGAAGATTGCCGCGATCCCTGGAAGCGGCCCGGGGCCGAAGGCACGGGTGAAGAACAGTGCCCAGATCAGCATGTCGATCGAGCGCAGGAAATCGAAGAGCCGTTTCGTGCCCCAGTTCACGGCGCGGCTGCGCATGATGTTGCGCGCGCCGATGAAGGCGAGCGGGAAAGCGACCAGGGTGCCGAACAGCGTGCCGACAAAGGCCATGACCAGCGTCTGCATCAGTTTCGACAGGATGTCGCCGTGCTGCCAACTCGCATTGTTGAGGAAGTTGTCGAACGCCAGCGAAGCATTGGACTGATTCGCATCGAGCCGTTCGCCGGAGAAGATCAGGCCGATGACCTCGGGCAGGCTGTGGCCCCAGAAGGGCGATTGCGTATCGAAGAAGAAGTTCGCCCAGCCGAGAAAACGGCGCTGCACATAGACCTGGCTAGTTCGAATTTCTGCCTGTCCGGCAAAGCCGTAATAGACATTCACCTTGTTGTCGTCCTGGTGCATCTGGGCTGGCGCATTTGCGAGCATGGAGGCGCGGTCGCGGGTGATGGTCACGGGATAGAGCTTGCCGTCGATATAGACATCGACGCGGCTCGGGCTTACTTCCAGCCGGTCGGCGTCGCTGCCGAAGGTGACAATGTATCTGCTCCCGTCGGCACTAGGCTTCAGCCAGTCGATATCGGCGCCTTCGGGATACTGCCGGCGACTTGTCCATTGGGGAACGACCTGATCGTTCTGGAAACGCAAGCGTGGCTGGGCACGCCAGGAATACCAGTCCTGGACATAGATCGCCGCACGGTCCCAGTTGCCGTTCACGAAAGTCGGAATGACGTTGAAGAAGGCGAAGCAGAAGCCAAGATAGATGAGGACTGCCGCCGAAATGAGGAGGAGACCCCAGCGCTGCATGAAGCTGCGATGGAAGACATCCGGATAGGCGGTCAGCAGGCGGTTGCGCTCGGCGGTGTCGAGGGTCAAGACAGAGGACATCACGCTGCTCCCCTGCCGAATTCGAAGGACTGCTTGCCGATCAGGCGGCGGCGCAGCCAGGCGGAGAACTGGTCGACGCAGATGACGGTGATCAGCAGCAGGATGATGATCGCGTAAGTCTTGGCGGCATGGTCGCGACCAATCGACAGGCTGAAGACCTCGCCTATGCCGCCGCCGCCAACAGCGCCGATAATGGTTGAGGCACGCACGTTGATCTCGGTGCGCAGCAGCGTATAGGAGACGAAGTTCGGCAGCACCTGCGGCAGGATGGCGAAACGCACACGCTCGATCCATCCTGCGCCGACTGCGCGCAGGCCCTCATCCGGCTTCATGTCGGCGTTCTCGACGACTTCGAAGAACAGCTTTCCAAGCGCGCCGACGGTGTGGACCCAGACCGCGATGATCGCCGAGATAGGCCCGATCGACAGGATCGCCGCGAGCAAGCCGGCGATGACGATTTCCGGAAAAGCGCGCATGATTTCCATGATGCGCCGCACGATCCATCGGGTTACGCCTGCACCGACGAGGTTGGTGGAAGCGAAAAAGCAGAGCATGAACGCGCCGCTTGCGCCAAGAATGGTGGAGACGATGGCGATGTTGAGCGTGATCGCGAGCTGGTAGAAGAAATTCGGAATGTAGAAACTGTCGGTGATCCAGACGCGGTCGCTTGTATAGTCGTATTTTATCGAACCGTCGGAAAAGGGCGACGGCAGGTCGAACATGGCGCGGAAGATCTCCAGCGGGCTGT is part of the Rhizobium bangladeshense genome and encodes:
- the phnE gene encoding phosphonate ABC transporter, permease protein PhnE, with protein sequence MAHSAGANSLNGLQESSRTILDNYQSQVRTRRIYTIVSIVVFVIILGASLDFANSANSGKFFERLPYFFDFMKSFVPDSPLEIFRAMFDLPSPFSDGSIKYDYTSDRVWITDSFYIPNFFYQLAITLNIAIVSTILGASGAFMLCFFASTNLVGAGVTRWIVRRIMEIMRAFPEIVIAGLLAAILSIGPISAIIAVWVHTVGALGKLFFEVVENADMKPDEGLRAVGAGWIERVRFAILPQVLPNFVSYTLLRTEINVRASTIIGAVGGGGIGEVFSLSIGRDHAAKTYAIIILLLITVICVDQFSAWLRRRLIGKQSFEFGRGAA
- the phnE gene encoding phosphonate ABC transporter, permease protein PhnE → MSSVLTLDTAERNRLLTAYPDVFHRSFMQRWGLLLISAAVLIYLGFCFAFFNVIPTFVNGNWDRAAIYVQDWYSWRAQPRLRFQNDQVVPQWTSRRQYPEGADIDWLKPSADGSRYIVTFGSDADRLEVSPSRVDVYIDGKLYPVTITRDRASMLANAPAQMHQDDNKVNVYYGFAGQAEIRTSQVYVQRRFLGWANFFFDTQSPFWGHSLPEVIGLIFSGERLDANQSNASLAFDNFLNNASWQHGDILSKLMQTLVMAFVGTLFGTLVAFPLAFIGARNIMRSRAVNWGTKRLFDFLRSIDMLIWALFFTRAFGPGPLPGIAAIFCTDTGALGKVYAEALENIDDKQREGVKSVGAAPVAVQRFGVIPQVLPVFISQSLYFWESNTRSATVIGAVGAGGIGLKLLESMKTNSDWDKVAYMVLLILLVVFAFDNLSNALRSRVMGKKNH